In Vicia villosa cultivar HV-30 ecotype Madison, WI unplaced genomic scaffold, Vvil1.0 ctg.000041F_1_1_1, whole genome shotgun sequence, the following are encoded in one genomic region:
- the LOC131622726 gene encoding chorismate synthase, chloroplastic-like — MASSLSTKPFLTVTRTDSFAAFGSPNSDLRSLSTVYLRPRFPKKLQIVAAGSTYGNHFRVTTYGESHGGGVGCVIDGCPPRIPLSEADMQEDLDRRRPGQSRITTPRKETDTCKIFSGVSDGVTTGTPIHVFVPNTDQRGNDYSEMSLAYRPSHADATYDMKYGVRSVQGGGRSSARETIGRVASGAVAKKILKKFAGTEILAYVSQVHKIILPEDLIDNDALTLDQIESNIVRCPDPEYAEKMIAAIDAVRVKGDSVGGVVTCIVRNCPRGLGSPVFDKLEAELAKAAMSLPATKGFQFGSGFAGTFLTGSEHNDEFYIDQNGNVRTRTNRSGGIQGGISNGEIINMRVAFKPTSTITKKQSTVTRDKKETDLIARGRHDPCVVPRAVPMVEAMVALVLVDQLMAQYAQSNLFPVNLDFQVSMSAKLETEEVHF, encoded by the exons ATGGCTTCTTCTCTCTCCACCAAACCCTTCCTCACCGTTACCAGAACCGACTCCTTCGCCGCATTCGGTTCTCCGAATTCCGATCTCCGATCTCTCTCCACCGTTTACCTCCGTCCTCGCTTCCCCAAGAAACTCC AGATTGTGGCAGCTGGGAGCACCTACGGGAACCACTTTCGGGTTACGACATATGGAGAATCTCATGGAGGAGGTGTTGGTTGTGTCATTGATGGATGTCCTCCTCGCATCCCTCTTTCTGAAGCTGACATGCAAGAGGATCTTGACAGAAG GAGGCCAGGTCAGAGCCGAATTACAACTCCTAGAAAGGAGACTGATACATGTAAAATATTTTCAGGAGTTTCAGATG GAGTTACTACAGGAACTCCAATCCATGTATTTGTGCCCAATACTGATCAAAGAGGAAAT GATTATAGCGAGATGTCATTAGCTTATAGGCCTTCCCATGCAGATGCAACCTATGACATGAAGTATGGTGTCAGATCAGTTCAG GGTGGTGGTAGATCTTCTGCTAGAGAAACCATTGGAAGGGTTGCTTCTGGCGCTGTTGCTAAGAAAATCCTTAAAAAGTTTGCTGGAACTGAG ATTCTTGCCTATGTCTCTCAAGTTCACAAGATTATTCTTCCTGAGGACTTAATTGATAACGATGCACTGACACTTGATCAG ATTGAGAGTAACATTGTTAGATGTCCAGACCCTGAATACGCAGAGAAGATGATAGCTGCTATTGATGCTGTCCGGGTGAAAGGTGATTCTGTTGGTGGTGTTGTAACATGCATTGTGAGGAACTGTCCACGC GGTCTTGGTTCGCCAGTATTTGACAAACTTGAAGCTGAGCTGGCCAAAGCTGCTATGTCATTGCCTGCAACTAAGGGTTTTCAATTTGGTAGTGGGTTTGCAG GTACGTTTTTGACTGGAAGTGAACACAATGATGAGTTCTATATAGATCAAAATGGAAATGTGAGGACAAGAACAAACCGCTCTGGTGGGATACAG ggTGGAATTTCCAATGGAGAAATAATTAACATGAGAGTAGCTTTCAAGCCGACATCAACTATTACG AAGAAGCAATCTACAGTGACTCGGGATAAGAAAGAAACAGATCTCATAGCCCGTGGTCGTCATGATCCTTGTGTTGTCCCGAGAG CTGTACCCATGGTAGAGGCTATGGTAGCTTTGGTACTTGTGGACCAATTGATGGCCCAATATGCACAAAGTAATCTATTTCCCGTGAACCTTGATTTTCAAGTATCTATGTCAGCCAAATTAGAAACAGAAGAAGTGCACTTTTGA